From a single Gimesia fumaroli genomic region:
- a CDS encoding PD-(D/E)XK nuclease family protein, producing the protein MKERGLICHGRSINNIIDGLKTHTRRVAKGFEAYDEIEHLIDRETGEYFWRCWTDAGPYRKYKDVTCPHGQPGDRLWIRETWLELDSDHYVLPGKPKLLMVDCMKYPMRNGISYRAGVDAEGDEIREEYGYKWKSPLFMPKSYSRLTLEIKDVRLERVCNIRPADARKEGYEDINAFFEGWDEINAKRGYSAESNPFVWVIEFERIKD; encoded by the coding sequence ATGAAAGAGCGAGGACTCATCTGCCACGGCAGATCAATCAACAACATCATCGACGGTCTGAAAACGCACACGCGGCGAGTTGCCAAAGGCTTCGAGGCCTACGACGAGATCGAGCATCTAATCGATCGTGAGACCGGGGAATACTTCTGGCGCTGCTGGACTGATGCTGGGCCATACAGGAAATACAAAGACGTCACCTGCCCGCACGGTCAACCTGGTGATCGGCTCTGGATTAGGGAGACGTGGCTAGAACTCGACAGCGACCACTATGTTCTTCCAGGAAAGCCAAAGCTGCTGATGGTGGATTGCATGAAGTATCCGATGCGAAACGGGATTTCATACCGTGCAGGCGTTGATGCAGAAGGTGACGAAATTCGTGAAGAGTATGGCTACAAATGGAAATCGCCTCTGTTTATGCCGAAATCCTACTCTCGACTGACACTCGAAATTAAAGATGTCCGGCTCGAACGCGTCTGCAACATCAGGCCAGCAGACGCCCGCAAAGAAGGCTACGAAGACATCAATGCATTCTTCGAGGGCTGGGACGAGATCAATGCGAAACGCGGCTATTCTGCCGAATCAAACCCGTTTGTGTGGGTGATTGAATTTGAAAGAATAAAGGATTGA